From Stigmatopora nigra isolate UIUO_SnigA chromosome 17, RoL_Snig_1.1, whole genome shotgun sequence, a single genomic window includes:
- the prlra gene encoding prolactin receptor a has protein sequence MCGAAMRNALELSWLLFLVITVRAKGHSRPGKPTLTSCRSPEKETFTCWWQPGSDEGQPTTYALYYRKESSDIVYECPDYYTAGENSCFFNKNNTSVWINYNITVVATNQLGSTFSDPVDIDVAYIVQPNPPENLSLTIMEDKSWPFLRVSWEPPHKADTRSGWITLIYELRIQVDGEKDWETHVAGQQKLFNIFSLRSGSLYLVQVRCKPDHGFWSDWSTSSYIRFPEYFHRQKSAWIVIAVVCAFFFFGITLLLQMTCHSLKHFLFPPIPGPKIKGFDQQLFKKGKSEDMFSAWVVSDFSRMSSSSNSELLLVEEYLEVYVTDEREAMLGDSKTQRGHDGFKLENSTSDNDSGRGSCDSRTLLMEKCGQPQEHQGDGVQRKDWGEVRVDAVNGTWPPVFTGLDRPRRCLSGLLAPSKASKYIKSRSDVNIAAPGPKESPARWSVEYVGTRTAAEDDLAVPRTAPFQERDYSRVKRVGSDDTLLLLQRVSETWTDECEARSANQKINICMQDALPMSGYVDTATILPMTSY, from the exons ATGTGTGGTGCCGCGATGAGGAATGCTTTGGAGTTGAGCTGGTTGCTGTTTTTAGTCATCACAGTACGTGCTAAAG GTCACAGTCGGCCAGGGAAGCCCACACTGACCAGCTGTCGCTCACCTGAGAAAGAGACCTTTACCTGCTGGTGGCAGCCTGGCTCAGATGAAGGACAACCCACCACATATGCACTATACTACCGCAAAGAAAG CTCTGACATTGTGTACGAGTGCCCCGACTACTACACGGCAGGGGAGAACTcctgttttttcaataaaaataacacatcGGTTTGGATCAACTACAACATCACTGTGGTGGCCACCAACCAACTGGGCAGTACCTTTTCCGACCCAGTGGATATTGATGTAGCCTACATTg TCCAACCCAACCCCCCTGAGAACCTGTCACTGACCATCATGGAAGACAAAAGCTGGCCTTTCCTACGGGTATCGTGGGAGCCCCCCCACAAAGCCGACACTCGCTCCGGCTGGATTACGCTCATCTATGAGCTTCGCATCCAGGTGGATGGCGAAAAGGACTGGGAG ACTCACGTGGCTGGCCAGCAGAAGCTCTTCAACATTTTCAGTTTGCGTTCTGGTAGTTTGTACCTCGTACAGGTGCGATGCAAGCCGGATCATGGCTTTTGGAGTGATTGGAGTACTTCCTCCTACATCCGTTTTCCTGAAT ATTTCCATCGACAAAAGTCGGCGTGGATCGTCATTGCAGTCGTTTGtgcctttttcttctttggcaTCACTTTGTTGCTGCAAATGACTTgtcacag CTTGAAACATTTCCTCTTCCCACCCATCCCTGGTCCTAAAATAAAGGGATTTGATCAGCAGCTATTCAAG AAAGGCAAGTCTGAGGATATGTTCAGCGCCTGGGTGGTATCGGACTTTTCCCGGATGTCATCATCATCCAATAGTGAATTATTGCTGGTGGAGGAATATTTGGAGGTGTACGTCACTGATGAGCGAGAAGCCATGTTGGGAGACAGCAAAACCCAACGCGGTCACGACGGCTTCAAATTAGAGAACTCAACATCTGACAATGACTCAGGTCGCGGAAGCTGCGACAGTCGGACCCTCCTGATGGAGAAATGCGGCCAACCTCAAGAACACCAGGGCGACGGAGTCCAACGGAAAGACTGGGGCGAAGTCCGAGTCGACGCCGTCAATGGGACGTGGCCTCCTGTATTTACCGGCCTGGATCGACCTCGTCGCTGCCTCTCCGGGCTTCTGGCACCCTCTAAGGCGTCCAAATACATCAAATCTCGAAGTGATGTCAATATCGCAGCACCTGGGCCTAAAGAGTCGCCGGCTCGCTGGTCGGTCGAATACGTCGGCACGAGGACGGCGGCCGAAGATGACCTGGCGGTACCACGGACAGCTCCCTTTCAGGAGCGGGACTATAGCCGAGTGAAGCGGGTGGGAAGCGACGATACTCTGCTTCTGCTTCAGAGAGTGTCGGAGACGTGGACTGATGAGTGCGAAGCCAGGAGTGCGAACCAGAAGATTAACATCTGTATGCAAGATGCCTTGCCCATGAGCGGCTATGTAGACACGGCCACTATTTTGCCAATGACATCCTATTGA